In Saccharomyces paradoxus chromosome IV, complete sequence, the DNA window GTTCCGTATTAAGCAATGTATACATCTATATATTACCAAATACAACAAGATGTtttaataacaaaaaaatgtgattCAGGTTAAACATGCTAAAAGGCAAGCCATGGACATGGTGACTTTATCTATCGCGGATCTTCGAGATCGCTAAGTGGCATTTTAGGGAGAAGGAGAAACGAATGTAGGCATAGCAAACTTCAGCTAATGATAAAGACTGCATCTAAGAACAATTCTATGTTTTTACCTCCTCGCCCGTGCAAAAGGATAAGATTTTTCtgacttgaaaaaagagcCATACTTGACATCAATATTAAATGTACAAGTAGGCAATACATATCTCTTCTTAACAATTCAGATCAGGGAGTGCAGCTTTCTTCTCAACCTAAACCAATGGCAAATTCTGGCTGTTTATCACCAAGTgaatttttatcaaaagttccggaatttttcaagactGCAAATGAGAAACATATAACTGTGCGTCTAACGGCCAAAAGACTCATAGAACACGATCCTGTGGAAGGaaatcttgaatttgataCTACCAATCATCCTGACTATGATGTATCTAAAAAAGCTTCTGAAGTCACGGTTGCCCCGAGATCTGACAGGGAATACCCATTACTAATCAGAATGTCTTACGGCTCGCGCGATAAGAAAGCAAAATGCTCAACGGTGGTGAAGGCAAGCGAGTTAGACCAATTTTGGCAAGAATATTCATCTGTATTCAAGGGAGGTATGCAAAATCtgatcaagaagaagaaaaagaagagcaagaaTGGTACCAGTGGTAAGACAagtaagaaaaacaaagtaacaaagaaaaattgaggCATGTGACACTTGAGTCAAAAGGCATGTCCATTTCTTGTTATCTTTTATTCTGTAGATTAAAGGATGGCAATGTAGATGTAAAAGACTAATTGCATAATGTTGTGTAGATATAAATTTAACTATACTTTAGAATAAACGTTTTGACGTGAGTATTTTTAGAATTTCTTTCACTCGTCCAGGCGTTCCATTACAATATTCCCTGATGGGTATATACCACTAACGTCAGATATTGTAGTGGATAAACCAATTTCCCTTCTTGGTACTGGTGTGATCAATTTAAAACCATATTGGTGCTGGTAATTAGCAGGTCGGTCTACGGGTGGGTCATCGTCTTCTGAATTCAACA includes these proteins:
- the SRP14 gene encoding RNA-binding signal recognition particle subunit SRP14 (Signal recognition particle (SRP) subunit~similar to YDL092W), whose translation is MANSGCLSPSEFLSKVPEFFKTANEKHITVRLTAKRLIEHDPVEGNLEFDTTNHPDYDVSKKASEVTVAPRSDREYPLLIRMSYGSRDKKAKCSTVVKASELDQFWQEYSSVFKGGMQNLIKKKKKKSKNGTSGKTSKKNKVTKKN